A window of the Serratia sarumanii genome harbors these coding sequences:
- a CDS encoding 5-carboxymethyl-2-hydroxymuconate Delta-isomerase translates to MPHFYAECTDNIRREADLPTLFAKVNEALAATGIFPLAGVRSRAIWLDTWQMADGKQDYAFVHMTLKIGHGRSLESRQQVGEMLFALIKEHFAALMAQRYLALSFTMEELDPVLNYKQNNVHALFNKA, encoded by the coding sequence ATGCCCCATTTTTACGCTGAATGTACCGACAACATCCGCCGCGAGGCGGATTTGCCCACCCTGTTCGCCAAGGTCAACGAGGCGCTGGCGGCGACCGGCATCTTTCCGCTGGCCGGCGTACGCAGCCGCGCCATCTGGCTCGACACCTGGCAGATGGCCGACGGCAAGCAGGACTACGCCTTCGTGCACATGACGCTGAAGATCGGCCACGGCCGCAGTCTGGAAAGCCGGCAGCAGGTGGGCGAGATGCTGTTTGCGCTGATCAAGGAACACTTCGCCGCGCTGATGGCGCAGCGTTACCTGGCGCTCTCTTTCACTATGGAAGAGCTGGATCCGGTGCTGAATTACAAACAGAACAATGTCCACGCGCTGTTCAACAAGGCGTGA
- the hpaC gene encoding 4-hydroxyphenylacetate 3-monooxygenase, reductase component has product MSQENEQRLRFRDAMASLSAAVNIVTTDGPAGRCGITATAVCSVTDTPPTLLVCINRNSAMNPVFQENRRLCVNVLNHEQELMARHFAGMTGVSMEDRFRLKEWQLGALGQPVLRNTLASLEGEIEQIQSIGTHQMYLVQIKQIALSEAGNGLIYFKRNFHSVIHPMAVPA; this is encoded by the coding sequence ATGTCTCAGGAAAATGAACAGCGCCTGCGCTTTCGCGACGCCATGGCCAGCCTGTCGGCGGCGGTGAATATCGTCACCACCGACGGCCCGGCGGGGCGCTGCGGCATCACCGCCACGGCGGTGTGCTCGGTAACCGATACGCCGCCGACGCTGCTGGTGTGCATCAACCGCAACAGCGCGATGAACCCGGTGTTTCAGGAAAACCGCAGGCTGTGCGTCAACGTACTCAACCACGAGCAGGAGCTGATGGCGCGCCACTTCGCCGGCATGACCGGCGTCAGCATGGAAGATCGTTTCCGGCTGAAAGAGTGGCAACTCGGTGCGCTGGGGCAGCCGGTGCTGCGCAATACCCTGGCCAGCCTGGAAGGGGAGATCGAGCAGATCCAGAGCATCGGCACCCACCAGATGTACCTGGTGCAGATCAAGCAGATCGCACTGAGCGAAGCCGGCAACGGGTTGATCTACTTCAAGCGCAATTTCCATTCGGTGATCCACCCGATGGCGGTGCCGGCCTGA
- the hpaI gene encoding 4-hydroxy-2-oxoheptanedioate aldolase, producing the protein MLTNHFKRALQEKRPQIGLWLGLCSSYSAELLAGAGFDWLLIDGEHAPNNVQTVLGQLQAVAPYPSRPVVRPPWNDAVIIKQLLDVGAQTLLIPMIQNAEQARDAVRATRYPPHGVRGVGSALARASRWNRVPDYLQQADEQMCVLVQIETREAVKNLDAILQVEGVDGVFIGPADLSADMGFAGNPQHPEVQRTIDDAIARIRAAGKAPGILMANKALAQRYLEAGALFVAVGVDTTLLARAAEALADEFKQGGVQAPSSGVY; encoded by the coding sequence ATGTTAACCAACCACTTCAAGCGTGCGCTGCAGGAAAAACGCCCGCAGATCGGGCTGTGGCTCGGGCTGTGCAGCAGCTACAGCGCCGAGCTGCTGGCCGGCGCCGGTTTCGACTGGCTGCTGATCGACGGCGAACATGCGCCCAACAACGTGCAGACGGTGCTGGGGCAGCTGCAGGCGGTCGCGCCTTACCCGAGCCGGCCGGTGGTGCGGCCGCCGTGGAACGACGCGGTGATCATCAAGCAACTGCTGGACGTCGGCGCGCAAACCTTGCTTATCCCGATGATTCAAAACGCCGAACAGGCGCGCGATGCGGTGCGCGCCACGCGCTATCCGCCGCACGGCGTGCGCGGCGTCGGCAGCGCCCTGGCGCGCGCTTCGCGCTGGAACCGGGTGCCCGATTACCTGCAGCAGGCCGACGAGCAGATGTGCGTGCTGGTGCAGATTGAAACCCGCGAAGCGGTAAAAAACCTCGACGCCATTTTGCAGGTGGAAGGGGTGGACGGCGTGTTTATCGGCCCGGCGGATCTCAGCGCCGATATGGGCTTCGCCGGCAATCCGCAGCACCCGGAGGTGCAGCGCACCATCGACGACGCGATTGCCCGCATCCGCGCCGCCGGCAAGGCGCCCGGCATTTTGATGGCCAACAAGGCACTGGCGCAGCGCTATCTGGAAGCCGGCGCGCTGTTCGTCGCGGTGGGGGTGGACACCACCCTGCTGGCGCGGGCGGCGGAAGCCCTGGCTGACGAGTTCAAACAGGGCGGGGTGCAAGCGCCTTCATCGGGAGTTTACTGA
- the hpaE gene encoding 5-carboxymethyl-2-hydroxymuconate semialdehyde dehydrogenase — translation MKTINHWINGKNVTSKEYFTTTNPANGEVLAEVASGGQLEIDQAVAAAKEAFPKWANTPMKERARLMRRLGELIDQNVPQIAELETADTGLPIHQTKNVLIPRASHNFEFFAEVCQQMNGKTYPVDDKMLNYTLVQPVGVCALVSPWNVPFMTATWKTAPCLALGNTAVLKMSELSPLTADRLGELALEAGIPAGVLNVVQGYGATAGDALVRHKDVRAVSFTGGTATGRRIIESAGLKKFSMELGGKSPVLIFEDADIERALDAALFTIFSINGERCTAGSRIFIQESIYPEFVKRFAERANRLRVGDPQDPNTQVGALISPQHWEKVSGYIRLGVEEGATLLAGGPDKPAGLSHGNFLRPTVLADVDNRMRVAQEEIFGPVACLLPFKSEEDGLRMANDVEYGLASYIWTQDVSKVLRLARGIEAGMVFVNTQNVRDLRQPFGGVKASGTGREGGEYSFEVFAEMKNVCISMGDHPIPKWGV, via the coding sequence ATGAAAACCATCAACCATTGGATCAACGGCAAGAATGTCACCAGCAAAGAGTATTTCACCACCACCAACCCGGCGAACGGCGAGGTGCTGGCGGAAGTGGCCTCCGGCGGCCAGCTGGAGATAGACCAGGCGGTGGCGGCGGCGAAAGAGGCGTTTCCCAAGTGGGCCAACACGCCGATGAAAGAGCGCGCGCGCCTGATGCGTCGCCTGGGCGAGCTGATCGACCAGAACGTGCCGCAGATCGCCGAACTGGAAACCGCCGACACCGGCCTGCCGATCCACCAGACCAAAAACGTGCTGATCCCGCGCGCCTCGCACAACTTCGAGTTCTTCGCCGAGGTGTGCCAGCAGATGAACGGCAAGACCTACCCGGTGGACGACAAGATGCTCAACTACACGCTGGTGCAGCCGGTGGGGGTATGCGCGCTGGTGTCGCCGTGGAACGTGCCGTTCATGACCGCCACCTGGAAAACCGCGCCTTGCCTGGCGCTGGGCAACACCGCGGTGCTGAAGATGTCCGAACTGTCGCCGCTGACCGCCGATCGCCTGGGCGAGCTGGCGCTGGAGGCCGGCATTCCGGCCGGGGTGCTGAACGTGGTGCAGGGCTACGGCGCCACCGCCGGCGACGCATTGGTGCGCCATAAAGACGTGCGCGCGGTCTCCTTCACCGGCGGCACCGCCACCGGCCGCCGCATCATCGAAAGCGCCGGGCTGAAGAAATTCTCCATGGAACTGGGCGGCAAGTCGCCGGTGCTGATCTTTGAAGACGCCGACATCGAGCGGGCGCTCGACGCCGCGCTGTTCACCATCTTCTCGATCAACGGCGAGCGCTGCACCGCCGGTTCGCGCATCTTCATTCAGGAGAGCATCTACCCGGAATTCGTCAAACGTTTCGCCGAGCGCGCCAACCGTCTGCGCGTGGGCGATCCGCAAGATCCCAATACCCAGGTGGGGGCGCTGATCAGCCCGCAGCACTGGGAAAAAGTCTCCGGCTATATCCGCCTCGGGGTGGAAGAAGGGGCGACCCTGTTGGCCGGCGGTCCGGACAAACCTGCCGGTTTGAGCCACGGCAACTTCCTGCGCCCGACGGTGCTGGCGGATGTCGACAACCGGATGCGCGTGGCGCAGGAAGAGATCTTCGGGCCGGTGGCCTGCCTGCTGCCGTTCAAGTCGGAAGAAGACGGCCTGCGCATGGCCAACGACGTGGAATACGGCCTGGCGTCGTACATCTGGACGCAGGATGTGAGCAAGGTTCTGCGCCTGGCCCGCGGTATCGAAGCGGGCATGGTTTTCGTCAACACCCAAAACGTACGCGATCTGCGCCAACCGTTCGGCGGTGTGAAAGCCTCCGGCACCGGCCGCGAAGGCGGCGAATACAGCTTCGAAGTGTTCGCCGAAATGAAGAACGTGTGCATTTCCATGGGCGACCACCCGATCCCGAAATGGGGCGTCTAA
- the hpaH gene encoding 2-oxo-hept-4-ene-1,7-dioate hydratase: MLDKEQVNRAVQRLHQAEKSREQIRALSLDHPEITIEDAYAIQRQWVELKIAEGRTLKGHKIGLTSRAMQVSSQITEPDYGALLDDMFFNDGSDIPIDRFIVPRVEVELAFVLAKPLRGPNCTLFDVYNATDYVIPALEIIDARSHNVDPETQRPRKVFDTISDNAANAGVVMGGRPIKPDALDLRWIAALLYRNGVIEESGVAAAVLNHPANGVAWLANKLAPYEVELEAGQVILGGSFTRPVPARRGDTFHVDYGPMGCISCRFV; this comes from the coding sequence ATGCTGGATAAAGAGCAGGTTAACCGCGCCGTACAGCGCCTGCATCAGGCGGAAAAGAGTCGTGAACAGATCCGCGCGCTGTCGCTCGATCATCCCGAGATCACCATCGAGGACGCCTACGCCATTCAGCGGCAGTGGGTGGAGCTGAAGATCGCCGAGGGGCGCACGCTCAAGGGCCACAAGATCGGCCTGACCTCGCGCGCCATGCAGGTGAGCTCGCAGATCACTGAGCCGGACTACGGCGCGCTGCTGGACGACATGTTCTTCAACGACGGCAGCGACATTCCGATCGATCGCTTTATCGTGCCGCGGGTGGAGGTGGAGCTGGCGTTCGTGCTGGCCAAGCCGCTGCGCGGGCCGAACTGCACGCTGTTCGACGTCTACAACGCCACCGACTACGTCATTCCGGCGCTGGAGATCATCGACGCGCGCAGCCACAACGTCGATCCCGAGACGCAGCGGCCGCGCAAGGTGTTCGACACCATCTCCGACAACGCCGCCAACGCTGGGGTGGTAATGGGCGGGCGGCCGATCAAGCCGGATGCGCTGGACCTGCGCTGGATAGCTGCGCTGCTGTACCGCAACGGCGTGATTGAAGAGTCCGGCGTGGCGGCGGCGGTGCTCAACCACCCGGCCAACGGCGTGGCCTGGCTGGCCAACAAGCTGGCGCCGTATGAGGTGGAGCTGGAAGCGGGGCAGGTGATCCTCGGCGGCTCCTTCACCCGGCCGGTGCCGGCGCGGCGCGGCGACACCTTCCACGTCGACTACGGCCCGATGGGCTGCATCAGCTGCCGCTTTGTCTAA
- the hpaD gene encoding 3,4-dihydroxyphenylacetate 2,3-dioxygenase: protein MTTKLTTNAVPAPDVVRCAYMEIQVTNLKAAREFYVDILGLVVTAEDDKTLYLRSMEEFIHHNLVLREGPVAAVAAFAFRVRTPEDVDRAEAYFKALGCRTERRVNGFAKGIGDAVRVEDPLGFPYEFFYDVQHVERLAWRYDLYTPGALVRLDHFNQITPDVPRAVEYIQGLGFRVTEDIRDEDGVVYAAWMRRKATVHDTAMTGGAGPRMHHIAFATHEKHNILAICDKLGALRKSDLIERGPGRHGVSNAFYLYLRDPDGHRVEIYTQDYYTGDPDNPTVTWDVHDNQRRDWWGNPVVPSWYTEGSLVLDLDGQPQPVIERSAPSEMAVTIGADGFSYTREGDTEKGFKLGNTL from the coding sequence ATGACGACAAAACTTACCACTAATGCTGTCCCTGCTCCCGACGTCGTGCGCTGTGCCTACATGGAAATTCAGGTCACGAACCTTAAAGCCGCACGCGAATTTTACGTCGATATCCTCGGCCTGGTCGTGACCGCCGAGGATGACAAAACCCTCTACCTGCGTTCGATGGAGGAGTTCATTCACCATAACCTGGTGCTGCGCGAAGGCCCGGTCGCCGCCGTTGCGGCGTTTGCTTTCCGCGTGCGCACGCCGGAAGACGTCGATCGCGCCGAAGCGTATTTCAAGGCGCTTGGCTGTCGCACCGAGCGTCGGGTGAACGGGTTCGCCAAAGGCATCGGCGATGCGGTGCGGGTCGAGGATCCGCTCGGCTTCCCGTATGAGTTTTTCTACGACGTGCAGCACGTCGAGCGTCTGGCCTGGCGCTACGATCTGTATACGCCGGGCGCGCTGGTGCGCCTCGATCACTTTAACCAAATCACCCCTGACGTGCCGCGCGCCGTGGAATACATCCAGGGGCTGGGCTTTCGCGTAACGGAAGACATCCGCGATGAAGACGGCGTGGTTTACGCCGCCTGGATGCGCCGCAAGGCGACGGTGCACGATACCGCGATGACCGGCGGCGCCGGGCCGCGCATGCATCACATCGCCTTCGCCACCCATGAAAAGCACAATATTTTGGCCATCTGCGACAAGCTCGGCGCGCTGCGCAAATCCGATTTGATCGAACGCGGCCCCGGCCGTCACGGCGTCTCCAACGCGTTCTACCTCTACCTGCGCGATCCCGATGGTCACCGCGTGGAGATCTACACGCAGGATTACTACACCGGCGATCCGGACAACCCGACCGTGACCTGGGACGTGCATGACAACCAGCGCCGCGACTGGTGGGGCAATCCGGTGGTGCCGAGCTGGTATACCGAAGGATCGCTGGTGCTGGATCTCGATGGGCAGCCACAGCCGGTCATCGAGCGCAGCGCGCCCAGCGAAATGGCCGTCACCATCGGCGCAGACGGTTTTTCCTACACCCGTGAGGGCGATACGGAAAAAGGTTTCAAACTTGGCAATACGCTGTAA
- the hpaB gene encoding 4-hydroxyphenylacetate 3-monooxygenase, oxygenase component, which yields MKPEDFRADSKRPFTGAEYLKSLQDSREIYIYGERVKDVTTHPAFRNAAASVGQLYDALHDPASQDRLCWNTDTGNGGYTHKFFRYARSPEEMRQQRDAIADWSRQSYGWMGRTPDYKAAFGCALGAYPEFYGQFADNARHWYKRIQETGLYFNHAIVNPPIDRHKPVNEVKDVYIQVEKETDAGIVVSGAKVVATNSALTHYNFIGFGSAQVMGDNPDFALMFVAPMDAEGVKLISRASYELVAGATGSPFDYPLSSRFDENDAILIMDHVLIPWENVLIYRDFDRCRRWSTQGGFARLFPLQACVRLAVKMDFITALLQKSLSCTGVLEFRGVQADLGEVVAWRNLFWSLSDAMCAEATKWENGAYLPDSAALQTYRVMAPMAYTKVKHIIEKNVTSGLIYLPSSVRDMNNPEIDKYLARYVRGSDGMDHVERIKILKLMWDAIGSEFGGRHELYEINYAGSQDEIRLQCLRHAQGSGNMDRMMQMVDKCLADYDQHGWKVPHLRNNDDINQLDNLLK from the coding sequence ATGAAACCAGAAGACTTTCGTGCCGACAGCAAACGCCCGTTTACCGGCGCCGAATACCTGAAAAGTTTGCAGGACAGCCGCGAAATCTACATTTACGGCGAGCGCGTGAAAGACGTCACCACCCACCCGGCGTTCCGCAACGCGGCGGCGTCTGTCGGCCAGCTGTATGACGCGCTGCACGATCCGGCCAGCCAGGATCGCCTGTGCTGGAATACCGACACCGGCAACGGCGGCTATACCCACAAATTTTTCCGCTACGCCCGCAGCCCGGAAGAGATGCGCCAGCAGCGCGATGCCATCGCCGACTGGTCGCGTCAAAGCTACGGCTGGATGGGGCGCACGCCGGACTACAAGGCGGCCTTCGGCTGCGCGCTGGGCGCTTATCCGGAGTTCTACGGCCAGTTCGCCGACAACGCGCGCCACTGGTACAAACGCATTCAGGAAACCGGGCTCTATTTCAACCACGCCATCGTCAACCCGCCGATCGACCGCCACAAGCCGGTCAACGAGGTGAAGGACGTTTACATTCAGGTGGAGAAAGAGACCGACGCCGGCATCGTGGTCAGCGGCGCCAAAGTGGTGGCCACCAACTCGGCGTTGACCCACTACAACTTCATCGGCTTCGGTTCGGCGCAGGTGATGGGCGATAACCCGGACTTCGCGCTGATGTTCGTGGCGCCGATGGACGCCGAAGGGGTGAAGCTGATTTCGCGCGCCTCCTACGAACTGGTGGCCGGCGCCACCGGATCGCCGTTCGACTACCCGCTCTCCAGCCGCTTCGACGAGAACGACGCGATCCTGATTATGGATCATGTGCTGATCCCGTGGGAAAACGTGCTGATCTACCGCGATTTCGACCGCTGCCGGCGCTGGAGCACCCAGGGCGGTTTCGCTCGGCTGTTCCCGCTGCAGGCCTGCGTGCGCCTGGCGGTGAAGATGGACTTCATCACCGCGCTGCTGCAAAAGAGCCTCTCGTGCACCGGCGTGCTGGAGTTCCGCGGCGTGCAGGCCGATCTGGGCGAAGTGGTGGCCTGGCGCAACCTGTTCTGGTCGCTGAGCGACGCGATGTGCGCCGAAGCCACAAAATGGGAAAACGGCGCCTACCTGCCGGATTCCGCCGCGCTGCAAACCTACCGCGTGATGGCGCCGATGGCCTACACCAAGGTGAAACACATCATCGAGAAGAACGTCACCAGCGGCCTGATCTACCTGCCGTCCAGCGTGCGCGACATGAACAACCCGGAGATCGACAAGTACCTGGCGCGCTACGTGCGCGGATCGGACGGTATGGATCACGTCGAACGCATCAAGATCCTCAAGCTGATGTGGGATGCGATCGGCAGCGAATTCGGCGGCCGTCACGAGCTGTATGAGATCAACTACGCCGGCAGCCAGGATGAGATCCGCCTGCAGTGCCTGCGCCACGCGCAGGGATCCGGCAACATGGATCGCATGATGCAGATGGTCGACAAGTGCCTGGCCGATTACGATCAGCACGGCTGGAAGGTGCCGCACCTGCGGAACAATGACGATATTAATCAGTTGGATAATCTGCTGAAGTAA
- the hpaA gene encoding 4-hydroxyphenylacetate catabolism regulatory protein HpaA, with amino-acid sequence MRKSTGFIANIDICKEYDARYAADEVHYETFAGLAAFFGRDMQVHWHDCFFQVHFLETGKIELQLDDQHYSVQAPLFILTPPSVPHAFFTEPDSDGHVLTVRQELIWPLLERLYPGSNLALDMPGICLSLADAPQELTALSHYWALIRREFGQNLAGREQTLALLAQAVFTLLLRNTALEDNANSGVRGELQLFQRFNKMVDERFREHLPVPEYAQALGVTESRLNDLCRRFANRPPKRLIFDRLLREAKRMLLFSACTVHETAYSLGFKDPAYFARFFNRLEGCSPSTYRAAQHALS; translated from the coding sequence GTGCGGAAAAGTACCGGCTTTATCGCCAACATCGATATTTGCAAAGAGTATGACGCGCGCTACGCCGCCGACGAGGTGCACTACGAAACCTTCGCCGGGCTGGCGGCATTCTTCGGCCGTGACATGCAGGTGCACTGGCACGACTGCTTCTTCCAGGTGCATTTCCTGGAAACCGGCAAGATAGAGCTGCAGCTCGACGATCAGCACTATTCGGTGCAGGCGCCGCTGTTCATCCTTACGCCGCCGTCGGTGCCGCATGCGTTCTTCACCGAACCGGACAGCGACGGCCATGTGCTGACGGTGCGCCAGGAGCTGATTTGGCCGCTGCTGGAGCGCCTGTATCCCGGCAGCAACCTGGCGCTGGACATGCCGGGCATCTGCCTGTCGCTGGCCGATGCGCCGCAGGAGCTGACGGCGCTCAGCCACTACTGGGCGCTGATCCGCCGCGAGTTCGGCCAGAACCTGGCCGGGCGCGAACAGACGCTGGCGCTGCTGGCGCAGGCGGTGTTCACGCTGCTGCTGCGCAACACCGCGCTGGAAGACAACGCCAACAGCGGCGTGCGCGGCGAACTGCAGCTGTTTCAGCGGTTCAACAAGATGGTGGACGAGCGTTTTCGCGAGCACCTGCCGGTGCCGGAGTATGCGCAGGCGCTGGGAGTGACCGAATCGCGGCTCAACGATCTGTGCCGGCGCTTCGCCAACCGGCCGCCCAAGCGGCTGATCTTCGATCGGCTGCTGCGCGAGGCCAAACGCATGCTGCTGTTCAGCGCCTGCACGGTGCATGAAACCGCCTACAGCCTCGGCTTCAAGGATCCGGCCTATTTCGCCCGTTTTTTCAATCGGCTGGAAGGCTGTTCCCCCTCGACCTACCGCGCGGCGCAACACGCCCTTTCGTAA
- the hpaX gene encoding 4-hydroxyphenylacetate permease, giving the protein MNHVDSLPPANPAQQHKALTAAEQSVIKKLFRRLIIFLFVLFVFSFLDRINIGFAGLTMGKDLGLSSTMFGLAATLFYVTYVIFGIPSNMMLSRVGARRWIATIMVLWGIASTCTMFATGPTSLYVLRMIVGITEAGFLPGILVYLTYWFPAFYRARANALFMIAMPVTMAIGSLVSGYILALDGVMNLKGWQWLFLLEGIPSVLLGVVVWFYLDDTPAKAKWLTDEEKSSLQAMMEADKLQLVQPNGPSSHRALQQRSLWREIFTPIVLMYTLAYFCLTNTLSAINIWTPQILQSFNQGSSNVTIGILAAIPQICTIAGMVWWSKRSDRLQERKHHTALPYLFAAAGWLLASATDHSLIQLLGIVMASVGSFTAMAIFWTTPDQSISLEARAVGIAVINATGNIGSALSPLLIGWFKDLTGSFNSGLYFVSALLIVGAVLVWRIPMKDSRPRATP; this is encoded by the coding sequence ATGAACCACGTCGATTCGCTGCCGCCGGCCAACCCGGCGCAGCAACATAAAGCGTTAACCGCCGCCGAGCAATCGGTGATTAAAAAGTTGTTTCGGCGCCTGATCATTTTCCTGTTCGTGTTGTTTGTTTTCTCTTTCCTCGACCGTATCAACATCGGCTTCGCCGGGCTGACGATGGGCAAAGATCTCGGCCTCAGCTCGACCATGTTCGGGCTGGCGGCGACGTTGTTCTATGTCACCTACGTGATCTTCGGCATTCCGAGCAACATGATGCTGAGCCGGGTCGGCGCGCGGCGCTGGATCGCCACCATCATGGTGCTGTGGGGCATCGCCTCCACCTGCACCATGTTCGCCACCGGGCCGACCAGCCTGTACGTGCTGCGCATGATCGTCGGCATCACCGAGGCCGGTTTCCTGCCGGGCATTCTGGTGTACCTCACCTACTGGTTCCCGGCGTTCTACCGCGCCCGCGCCAACGCCTTGTTCATGATCGCCATGCCGGTGACCATGGCGATCGGCTCGCTGGTCTCCGGCTATATCCTGGCGCTGGACGGGGTGATGAACCTGAAGGGCTGGCAGTGGCTGTTTCTGCTGGAAGGCATTCCGTCGGTGCTGCTGGGCGTGGTGGTGTGGTTTTACCTCGACGATACGCCGGCCAAGGCCAAGTGGCTGACCGACGAGGAAAAATCCAGCCTGCAGGCGATGATGGAGGCCGATAAGCTGCAGCTGGTGCAGCCCAACGGGCCGAGCAGCCACCGCGCGCTGCAGCAACGCAGCCTGTGGCGCGAAATTTTCACGCCGATCGTGCTGATGTACACGCTGGCCTATTTCTGCCTGACCAACACCCTGAGCGCGATCAACATCTGGACGCCGCAGATCCTGCAAAGCTTCAACCAGGGCAGCAGCAACGTGACGATCGGCATTCTGGCGGCGATCCCGCAGATCTGCACCATCGCCGGCATGGTGTGGTGGAGCAAACGATCCGACAGGCTGCAGGAGCGCAAGCATCACACCGCGCTGCCGTATCTGTTCGCCGCCGCCGGCTGGCTGCTGGCGTCTGCCACCGATCACAGCCTGATCCAGCTGCTGGGGATCGTGATGGCCTCGGTCGGCTCCTTTACCGCCATGGCGATCTTCTGGACCACGCCGGATCAGTCGATCAGCCTGGAAGCGCGCGCGGTGGGGATCGCGGTGATCAACGCCACCGGCAATATCGGATCGGCGCTCAGCCCGCTGTTGATCGGCTGGTTCAAGGATCTGACCGGCAGCTTCAACTCCGGGCTGTATTTCGTCTCGGCGCTGCTGATCGTCGGCGCCGTGCTGGTGTGGCGCATCCCGATGAAGGATTCGCGCCCGAGGGCGACGCCTTGA
- the ampH gene encoding D-alanyl-D-alanine-carboxypeptidase/endopeptidase AmpH, protein MKNSVSALLLALGLCAAPLAALAAPPQLASQIVDQYAEHIFYNSGATGMALVVIDGNQVVNRSFGDTKPGNNLRPRPDSLIRIASITKLMTSEVMVKMAAAGQVKLTDPLRKYAPKGAYVPAYNAGQPITLLNLATHTSALPREQPGKKPPKTPVFTWPTKAQRWQWLAHANVTVPPGVRAAYSNLAYDLLADALSRAAGKPYNALLKEKITAPLGMVDTTLTPSPEQCSRLMVAAAGPSACRDTTAAAGSGGVYSTPRDMQRWMQQFLSSSASGPRKATAASEQTMYFQRHDLVSLKGMDVPGQADALGLGWVYMAPKDGLPGIIQKTGGGGGFITYMAMIPAKNVGVFVVVTRSELSKFTNMSDPVNRLVSDLAANKS, encoded by the coding sequence TTGAAGAACTCTGTCTCCGCTTTATTGCTGGCGCTGGGCCTGTGCGCCGCGCCGCTGGCCGCGCTGGCCGCCCCCCCGCAGCTGGCTTCGCAAATCGTCGACCAGTATGCCGAACATATTTTCTACAACAGCGGCGCCACCGGCATGGCGCTGGTGGTGATCGACGGCAATCAGGTGGTTAACCGCAGCTTTGGCGATACCAAACCCGGCAACAACCTGCGCCCGCGCCCGGATTCGCTGATCCGCATCGCTTCGATCACCAAGCTGATGACCAGCGAAGTGATGGTGAAAATGGCGGCGGCAGGCCAGGTCAAACTGACTGACCCGCTGCGCAAGTACGCCCCCAAAGGCGCCTATGTGCCGGCTTACAACGCCGGGCAGCCGATCACCCTGCTGAACCTGGCGACGCACACCAGCGCGCTGCCGCGCGAGCAGCCGGGCAAGAAGCCGCCGAAGACGCCGGTGTTCACCTGGCCGACCAAGGCCCAGCGCTGGCAGTGGCTGGCGCATGCCAACGTTACGGTGCCGCCGGGCGTACGCGCCGCCTACTCCAACCTGGCGTATGACCTGCTGGCCGACGCGCTGTCGCGCGCCGCAGGCAAGCCTTACAACGCGCTGCTGAAAGAGAAAATCACCGCGCCGCTCGGCATGGTCGACACCACGCTGACACCGAGCCCCGAACAGTGCTCGCGCCTGATGGTGGCGGCGGCCGGCCCGAGCGCCTGCCGCGACACCACCGCCGCGGCCGGCAGCGGCGGCGTCTACTCCACCCCGCGCGACATGCAGCGCTGGATGCAACAGTTCCTCTCCTCCAGCGCCAGCGGCCCGCGCAAAGCCACCGCCGCCAGCGAGCAAACCATGTACTTCCAGCGTCACGATCTGGTGTCGCTGAAGGGCATGGACGTGCCGGGGCAAGCGGATGCGCTAGGGTTGGGCTGGGTGTATATGGCGCCGAAGGACGGGCTGCCGGGCATCATTCAGAAGACCGGCGGCGGCGGCGGGTTCATTACCTACATGGCGATGATCCCGGCGAAAAACGTCGGGGTGTTCGTGGTGGTGACCCGCTCGGAACTGAGCAAGTTCACCAACATGAGCGATCCGGTCAACCGCCTGGTGAGCGATCTGGCGGCCAACAAGAGTTGA